Genomic segment of Deltaproteobacteria bacterium:
CGGCTGGAGAGCGGCCAGCGCAGTCCCAACCGATTGCGCGGTCCACTCGTCGTCGGGCTGCTGCTGCTTCTGCGCGACCGCGGGCGCCGGGGCAGGGGCGTCGATGGCGTCGGCCAGCGCCTCGAGCGCGGCCTCGACGTCCTCCTCCGGCGCAGCGAGTGTCAGGACCTCGCATCCCTCGGGCTTCAGCCGGCTGGGCATGCGGGGATACCCGAAGAACGCGACCGGCTCCGTCGTCGCCGCAAGCACCAGCTTCCGCAGGCCTTCGAGGAACGAGATCACCCATTCGGGAAAATAGGGAAGCCGGTCGACGCGAGGCAGTCCCGCGCCGCGCTCGAACCGCGCCGGAAATGTTTCCGAGAACAGGCGGCATCCGGTCGCTTGCGCGACGCGCCCTGCCGCGAGCTGCCCGCGAGCACTCAATGCGCGGCCGCCGAGATAGAGGCCGGCGTTACTCTCGCGGCGCAGCGCCGCAGCGACACGTTCGATGCGATCGGCGGCGGGCCGTGGTGCCGGCGCAGGCAAAATCGGGCGCGCGGGTCCTGGCACCTCGCCAGCCTGGCAGTCCGCGGGAAGGATCAGCGTGGCAACGCCCCCCGGCGCTTCCCATGCCGCGGCGATCGCTTCCGCCGCATCCTGCGCGAGCGACGCCGCCTCC
This window contains:
- a CDS encoding acetolactate synthase large subunit → VVNLVGDQATWHRDADAPLTSDIVSLAKPVSRWVRESREAASLAQDAAEAIAAAWEAPGGVATLILPADCQAGEVPGPARPILPAPAPRPAADRIERVAAALRRESNAGLYLGGRALSARGQLAAGRVAQATGCRLFSETFPARFERGAGLPRVDRLPYFPEWVISFLEGLRKLVLAATTEPVAFFGYPRMPSRLKPEGCEVLTLAAPEEDVEAALEALADAIDAPAPAPAVAQKQQQPDDEWTAQSVGTALAALQPEGAIVVDESATTGLGYFEAAAASPRHSLLTLTGGSIGMGPCCATGAAIACPDRTVINFQGDGGAMYTLQALWTQAREHLHVVTLICANRAYRILQVESARAGVESGEKALSLTDLSRPQLDWVQLARGMGVEASRADSVGSLHRALSVALAEPGPHLIEVAV